In Archocentrus centrarchus isolate MPI-CPG fArcCen1 chromosome 24, fArcCen1, whole genome shotgun sequence, one DNA window encodes the following:
- the taf1b gene encoding TATA box-binding protein-associated factor RNA polymerase I subunit B, which produces MDDEYTAEYTVPCAQCSAVDWGISDEGRFYCRACHNVIERTREVVDMSFLRVSSRVSSIRGLRTKKSERGHVWMICEGFQFILKNQADALLRLGVRPHFKDDVLSLLWRRYLQRSRQAYTHDPVMSYRLRVGAVDSDSEGAVESFTDGESNPPSTANSNAESSGDLSGSSEASTYLSARKRRSQSLLNMKKMLALIYLALVWSREALTLSDLLRLVNEGHVPYVNAHEQLPEEIKVSGRDAVLFRSETVPSHRSLRKETETLVQFLQLPAFPPIGPQTLLHPALLTLRYLTDANLPDELHPWVCRLMELTGMADETLHTFDPHSHPALPQYDLQAAALIIITMKLFFGLDDHTEWDLSNDVQQSSSAGDMFNLRRWYKLMQAALIRAQQRRNQDTARRQWKAKKPIFLTGRNKYLVIKKKRIAEQVHLCFAKLTSCPAGIQEVGPSSFSFCWGDKEGSDGPHLHHMKLDGVLTLKDDLLTPLNGRCWHPALRHCRRCRASHYSEVEVMLPRSFVWLLQLFSFMLDVKPSDLYEEVLSVERRIFGTKLCLRKSKRTMAGSRASPRTGQRSGESGGKILM; this is translated from the exons ATGGATGACGAATACACG gctgAGTACACGGTGCCCTGTGCTCAGTGTTCAGCGGTGGACTGGGGGATTTCAGATGAGGGTCGCTTCTACTGCAGGGCCTGCCACAATGTGATTGAG AGGACCAGGGAGGTGGTGGACATGTCCTTCTTGCGGGTGTCCAGCAGGGTGTCAAGCATCAGAGGACTCCGAACCAAGAAGTCCG AGCGCGGTCATGTGTGGATGATCTGCGAGGGGTTCCAGTTCATCCTGAAGAACCAGGCCGACGCTCTCCTCAGGCTAGGAGTCCGTCCTCACTTTAAG GATGACGTGCTGAGTCTGCTGTGGAGGCGTTACCTGCAAAGGAGCCGCCAGGCGTACACCCATGACCCCGTGATGAGCTACAGGCTCAGAGTG gGAGCCGTGGACTCAGACTCAGAGGGTGCCGTCGAGTCGTTCACAGATGGCGAGTCAAACCCGCCGAGCACCGCCAACTCAAACGCAG AGAGCTCCGGGGATTTATCAGGCTCCTCAGAAGCCTCCACCTATCTGTCGGCCAGGAAGAGGCGGAGCCAGAGTCTGCTGAACATGAAGAAGATGCTGGCTCTGATCTACCTGGCTCTGGTGTGGAGCCGTGAGGCGCTGACACTCAGCGACCTGCTCAG GCTGGTGAACGAGGGTCACGTCCCGTACGTGAATGCCCATGAACAGCTTCCTGAAGAGATAAAGGTCTCGGGGAGAGATGCCGTCCTCTTCAGAAGCGAG ACGGTCCCGTCTCATCGGTCCCTTCGCAAGGAGACCGAGACTCTTGTTCAGTTCCTGCAGCTTCCTGCTTTTCCTCCAATTGGCCCGCAGACTCTGCTGCACCCGGCGCTGCTCACCCTGCGGTACCTGACCGACGCCAACCTGCCCG ATGAGCTCCACCCCTGGGTCTGCAGGCTGATGGAACTCACTGGTATGGCAGACGAAACGCTCCACACGTTTGACCCGCATTCGCACCCTGCTCTGCCGCAGTATGACTTGCAAGCAGCCgccctcatcatcatcaccatgaAGCTGTTCTTCGGCCTGGATGACCACACAGAGTG GGATCTGTCCAATGATGTTCAGCAGAGCAGCTCAG cAGGTGACATGTTTAACCTGAGGAGATGGTACAAGCTGATGCAGGCTGCTCTGATTCGAGCTCAGCAGAGGAGAAACCAGGACACCGCCAG GCGGCAGTGGAAGGCAAAGAAACCCATTTTCCTGACCGGGAGAAACAAATATTTggtgattaaaaagaaaa GAATCGCAGAGCAGGTCCACCTGTGTTTCGCGAAATTGACTTCCTGTCCGGCAGGCATCCAGGAAGTGGGACCATCGAGCTTCAGTTTCTGTTGGGGGGACAAGGAGGGATCAGACGGCCCCCATCTGCACCACATGAAGCTGGACGGGGTCCTGACCCTGAAAGACGACTTGCTGACTCCTTTGAATGGCAGGTGCTGGCACCCAGCGCTCAGACACTGCCGCCG gTGCAGAGCCAGCCATTATTCAGAGGTGGAGGTGATGCTGCCACGCTCCTTCGtctggctgctgcagctcttcTCCTTCATGCTCGACGTGAAGCCCTCCGACCTGTACGAGGAGGTGCTGAGTGTGGAGAGAAGGATCTTTGGCACCAAACTGTGCTTAAGGAAGAGCAAGAGGACCATGGCTGGGAGCAGAGCTTCACCCAGGACAGGGCAGAGAAGTGGAGAATCTGGAGGAAAAATCTTGATGTAG